One Deinococcus sp. LM3 genomic region harbors:
- a CDS encoding type 1 glutamine amidotransferase domain-containing protein: MTDQPLKGKTIAILAADGVEQVELVKPREALEAAGATTHLISLKSGQIQSMKGDLEPQDKYDVDHTVTQANPSDYDGLLLPGGTVNPDKLRLDAYAMQFVRAFYDHGAPIAAICHGPWSLSETGISKGLKMTSWPSLKHELTLGGAEWVDQPVVVDRGIVTSRNPDDIPAFIEKMIEEFQEGDHSSNR; this comes from the coding sequence ATGACCGACCAACCCCTGAAAGGCAAGACCATCGCCATCCTCGCCGCCGACGGAGTCGAGCAGGTCGAACTCGTGAAACCCCGCGAGGCGCTGGAAGCCGCCGGGGCCACCACGCACCTCATCAGCCTCAAGAGCGGGCAGATCCAGAGCATGAAAGGCGACCTGGAACCGCAGGACAAATACGACGTGGACCACACCGTCACGCAGGCCAACCCCAGCGACTACGACGGCCTCCTGCTGCCCGGCGGCACCGTCAACCCCGACAAGCTGCGCCTGGACGCCTACGCCATGCAGTTCGTCCGCGCGTTCTACGACCACGGCGCACCCATCGCCGCGATCTGCCACGGCCCCTGGAGCCTCAGCGAGACCGGCATCAGCAAGGGCCTGAAGATGACCAGCTGGCCCAGCCTGAAACACGAACTCACCCTCGGTGGCGCCGAATGGGTCGACCAGCCCGTCGTCGTGGACAGAGGCATCGTGACCAGCCGCAACCCGGACGACATTCCCGCCTTCATCGAGAAGATGATCGAGGAATTCCAGGAAGGCGACCACAGCAGCAACCGCTGA
- the dnaG gene encoding DNA primase — translation MGTKEEVRSRLNIAEVVGEYVRLSPAGKGRLKGLCPFHKEKSPSFQVDTDQGYFYCFGCKAGGDVFSFVQRTENLSFGDALRKLAERAGVQVEAKYGERSNRDLYDVNAFALAYFREHLTGAAGEGALAYLRRRGLTDATIESFEIGFAPDGWDGLLKHARVKGLTERQLLEAGLLIENPESGRVYDRFRARVMFPIRDHLGRLVGFGGRVLDDSKPKYLNTPETDAFRKGELLYGLDKARAGLGSGAELTVVEGYMDVITMHQHGFTGAVASLGTALTAEHATLLERLGAQSLVLLFDRDEAGLKATLSGLDQVLGAKFRVRATSVPSGKDPADTLLAGGDEQLRQAIGGGLDEVHYRVQAAIEKHGVGTSEGKRRILMELLPRMQNLDPLDDIAEGVRAAACETLGIKPEALLEWIASKAKRRVLTDTHLAGMSSHRGEEDREMALLRQLLVDPSLRAKLDGSTPWRNETVRKVMLALQGSPTPEGVLDIFRGQPEEQLLIRLMFEGRDAGSISRENSQQYEQKVGAYAATAVDDIQVSMSIDALRAEVTHLKTQLTAAPPAQQLDMLRQIQDLQRAIEAEKRSRRSA, via the coding sequence ATGGGAACGAAAGAAGAGGTTCGTTCACGCCTGAACATTGCGGAGGTGGTGGGCGAGTACGTGCGCCTTTCCCCTGCCGGGAAGGGCCGCCTGAAGGGGCTGTGCCCGTTTCATAAGGAGAAGTCGCCGTCGTTCCAGGTGGATACGGATCAGGGGTACTTCTACTGCTTCGGCTGCAAGGCGGGCGGGGACGTGTTCAGTTTCGTGCAGCGCACCGAGAACCTGAGTTTCGGGGACGCGCTGCGCAAACTCGCGGAGCGGGCCGGGGTGCAGGTCGAGGCGAAGTACGGCGAGCGCAGTAACCGCGACCTGTACGACGTGAACGCGTTTGCGCTGGCGTATTTCCGCGAGCACCTGACCGGCGCGGCGGGTGAAGGGGCGCTGGCGTACCTGCGGCGGCGCGGCCTGACGGACGCGACCATCGAGTCGTTCGAGATCGGCTTCGCGCCGGACGGCTGGGACGGCCTGCTGAAGCACGCGCGCGTGAAGGGCCTGACGGAACGGCAACTGCTGGAGGCCGGGCTGCTGATCGAGAACCCGGAGTCCGGGCGGGTGTACGACCGGTTCCGTGCGCGCGTGATGTTCCCCATCCGCGATCACCTGGGGCGACTGGTGGGCTTTGGTGGGCGCGTGCTGGACGACAGCAAACCGAAGTACCTGAACACCCCGGAAACCGACGCGTTCCGCAAGGGCGAACTGCTGTACGGGCTGGACAAGGCCCGCGCGGGCCTGGGCAGCGGCGCGGAACTGACGGTCGTGGAAGGGTACATGGACGTGATCACCATGCACCAGCACGGCTTCACCGGCGCGGTCGCCAGTCTGGGCACCGCCCTGACCGCCGAGCACGCCACGCTGCTGGAGCGCCTGGGCGCGCAGAGCCTCGTGCTGCTGTTCGACCGTGACGAGGCGGGCCTGAAAGCCACGCTGTCCGGGCTGGATCAGGTGCTGGGCGCCAAGTTCCGCGTGCGGGCCACCAGCGTCCCCAGCGGCAAGGACCCCGCCGACACCCTCCTGGCCGGCGGGGACGAGCAGTTGCGGCAGGCCATCGGCGGCGGCCTCGACGAGGTGCACTACCGCGTGCAGGCCGCCATCGAGAAACACGGAGTGGGCACCAGCGAGGGCAAACGCCGCATCCTGATGGAACTCCTGCCCCGCATGCAGAACCTCGACCCCCTCGACGATATTGCCGAGGGCGTGCGCGCCGCCGCCTGCGAGACGCTGGGCATCAAGCCCGAAGCGCTGCTGGAATGGATTGCCAGCAAGGCCAAACGCCGCGTCCTGACCGACACGCACCTGGCGGGCATGAGTAGCCACCGGGGCGAGGAGGACCGCGAGATGGCCCTGCTGCGGCAACTGCTGGTCGACCCCAGCCTCCGCGCGAAACTGGACGGCAGTACCCCCTGGCGTAACGAGACGGTCCGCAAGGTCATGCTGGCCCTGCAGGGCTCCCCCACCCCGGAAGGCGTGCTGGATATCTTCCGGGGGCAGCCCGAGGAGCAACTCCTGATCCGCCTGATGTTCGAGGGCCGGGACGCCGGCAGCATCAGCCGCGAGAACAGCCAGCAGTACGAACAGAAAGTCGGCGCGTACGCCGCCACCGCCGTCGACGACATTCAGGTCAGCATGAGCATCGACGCCCTGCGCGCCGAGGTCACCCACCTCAAGACCCAGCTGACGGCCGCGCCGCCCGCCCAGCAACTCGACATGCTGCGCCAGATCCAGGATCTTCAACGCGCCATAGAAGCCGAGAAACGCAGCCGCCGCAGCGCCTGA
- a CDS encoding sugar nucleotide-binding protein — translation MTRPWLVTGLTGTLAPHVAHALQAQGHTVTGWDRHTTPADDSAAAHAYLQALNPQGILHLALGSEAWAHALATHAHTHDLPFVFTSTAMVFDHHPDGPHHPTDPTTAQDDYGQLKARTEHAIRTAHPRAVIARIGWQIHPTATGNNMTQQLQAQHDQNGHIRASRHWTPATSFMTDTAHALATLAQDGTTGTVHLDSNAHDALTFPELVRGLARHLNRDWVVEETDDYTHDQRLVDDTTRLPSLRERLGLA, via the coding sequence ATGACCCGACCCTGGCTCGTCACCGGCCTGACCGGCACCCTCGCCCCGCACGTCGCCCACGCCCTGCAAGCACAGGGGCACACCGTCACCGGCTGGGACCGCCACACCACCCCCGCTGACGACAGCGCCGCCGCCCACGCCTACCTGCAAGCCCTGAACCCCCAGGGCATCCTGCACCTCGCCCTGGGCAGCGAAGCCTGGGCGCACGCCCTCGCCACGCACGCCCACACGCACGACCTGCCGTTCGTGTTCACCAGCACCGCCATGGTCTTCGACCACCACCCAGACGGCCCACACCACCCCACCGACCCCACCACCGCCCAGGACGACTACGGCCAGCTGAAAGCCCGCACCGAACACGCCATCCGCACCGCCCACCCCCGCGCCGTCATCGCCCGCATCGGCTGGCAGATCCACCCCACCGCCACCGGCAACAACATGACCCAGCAACTCCAGGCACAACACGACCAGAACGGCCATATCCGCGCCAGCCGCCACTGGACACCCGCCACCTCCTTCATGACCGACACCGCCCACGCCCTCGCCACCCTCGCGCAGGACGGCACCACCGGCACCGTCCACCTGGACAGCAACGCCCACGACGCCCTCACCTTCCCGGAACTCGTGCGCGGCCTCGCCCGGCACCTGAACCGCGACTGGGTGGTCGAGGAGACGGACGACTACACGCACGACCAGCGGCTCGTGGACGACACCACCCGCCTGCCCAGCCTGCGCGAACGCCTCGGGTTGGCGTAA
- a CDS encoding ligand-binding sensor domain-containing diguanylate cyclase, translating into MHDLPNDLPIRRFSRRDGLPGTQVHALTCDHLGRFWFAGSSGLASYDGVRVRRYQQRDGLSTHGLRALAARPGAPHELLVGSDAGVDLLDLREIGPPRVRPLLTTPTWTGGRVEALLPDPDAGSGLWIGTASGLYRWDPDSGAHPVTDPTLAGQHITALVRSGPLVWAATQSGSLHCHAPQPGGAQGGWTVPDPAPLPGGAMTALCAAPDGTLFIGGSRQLTERAPDGAVRATLPLPAPVTALLFQPPSETHPAELWVGVGAQLLTFRRGASGWQAHGPALSEGRVNALHGDPFGNVWAATDSRGVLRVSALRRVYQRPLTPSPQAAYSVRPGGPRGWLIGTEQALWRFEENATPPSGWQAQVIADLPAVWDTLELDSGERWFATQQGVWRAAPGQAPQPVAPDDPEAQAPARALLCLRGRLWIGTVRGLLSVLLADPQAPLRRHLSGGTPLGYVYTLCAGHDGTLWIGTLGQGLWREQDGPLSRVTDPAPDLLGATGNVYALAPCDDGDLIAVQDNRVLRLGAGGNRLLARSEEAVAGWTLLVQGDRLWVGGSDGLFEYDARSGERRRQGNWPGADSWEFTTSRSLAAGPGALLCGLNTGLLKVDLTELARLTVPPPPTLASLEFWPGPAPLPPEVAQASGAGPHTLPQGHWGLEAWPACPWYLDEDTLRLRHRLLGWEADWSAPHPPGPIRYQSLPAGRYTLQVQAFAPLTGWSAPQSLLRLHVQPPRWQRRLYAAFTTLTGPFLQTRRLRRQNLALEQRVLERTREVERAHDALLNANRELHTLSLTDALTGVPNRRQFDAAWQQAAAQVQAGHSVTLALLDIDHFKGFNDTYGHQEGDRCLQRVAGALRGALRGPADLLARYGGEEFAVILPGESLRDAAGVIERLRRNVEELGIPNAASPHATVTVSVGAVTVAPGAPGLPADWLSLADAALYRAKDLGRNRVVHDRP; encoded by the coding sequence ATGCACGACCTGCCGAACGACCTGCCCATCAGACGCTTCAGCCGCCGTGACGGCCTGCCCGGCACGCAGGTTCACGCGCTGACGTGCGATCACCTGGGGCGGTTCTGGTTCGCGGGGTCCAGTGGACTGGCCAGCTACGACGGCGTGAGGGTCCGCCGCTACCAGCAGCGCGACGGCCTCTCGACCCACGGCCTGCGCGCCCTGGCCGCCCGCCCCGGCGCGCCTCACGAACTGCTGGTCGGGAGCGACGCCGGCGTGGACCTGCTGGACCTGCGCGAGATCGGCCCGCCCCGCGTGCGGCCCCTGCTGACCACCCCCACCTGGACCGGCGGGCGGGTCGAGGCACTGCTGCCCGACCCGGACGCCGGCAGCGGCCTGTGGATCGGCACGGCGTCCGGCCTGTACCGCTGGGACCCGGACAGCGGCGCGCACCCCGTGACCGACCCGACCCTGGCGGGGCAGCACATCACCGCGCTGGTCCGCAGCGGCCCGCTGGTCTGGGCCGCCACGCAGAGTGGCAGCCTGCACTGCCACGCCCCCCAGCCCGGCGGCGCGCAGGGCGGCTGGACCGTTCCGGACCCGGCGCCGCTGCCGGGCGGGGCGATGACGGCGCTGTGCGCCGCGCCGGACGGCACGCTGTTCATCGGGGGAAGCCGCCAGCTGACCGAACGGGCCCCGGACGGCGCCGTGCGCGCCACGCTGCCGCTGCCCGCCCCGGTCACGGCGCTGCTGTTCCAGCCGCCCAGCGAGACGCACCCGGCGGAACTGTGGGTCGGGGTGGGCGCGCAACTGCTGACCTTCCGGCGCGGCGCGAGCGGCTGGCAGGCCCACGGCCCCGCGCTGTCCGAGGGCCGCGTGAACGCCCTGCACGGCGACCCGTTCGGGAACGTCTGGGCCGCCACCGACAGCCGGGGGGTGCTGCGAGTCAGTGCGCTGCGCCGCGTGTACCAGCGCCCCCTGACCCCCTCCCCGCAGGCCGCGTACTCGGTGCGGCCCGGCGGGCCACGCGGCTGGCTGATCGGCACCGAGCAGGCGCTGTGGCGCTTCGAGGAGAACGCGACCCCGCCGTCCGGCTGGCAGGCGCAGGTGATCGCGGACCTGCCCGCCGTGTGGGACACGCTGGAACTCGACTCCGGCGAGCGGTGGTTCGCCACGCAGCAGGGAGTGTGGCGCGCCGCGCCGGGGCAGGCCCCGCAGCCGGTCGCGCCGGACGACCCGGAAGCGCAGGCCCCGGCCCGCGCGCTGCTGTGCCTGCGCGGCAGGCTGTGGATCGGCACGGTCCGGGGGCTGCTCAGCGTGCTGCTGGCCGACCCGCAGGCCCCGCTGCGCCGCCACCTGAGCGGCGGGACGCCCCTGGGCTACGTGTACACCCTGTGCGCCGGACACGACGGCACCCTGTGGATCGGCACGCTGGGACAGGGCCTGTGGCGCGAACAGGACGGACCGCTGAGCCGCGTGACCGACCCGGCGCCGGACCTGCTCGGCGCCACCGGGAACGTGTACGCCCTGGCCCCCTGCGACGACGGCGACCTGATCGCCGTGCAGGACAACCGCGTGCTGCGCCTCGGGGCCGGCGGTAACCGCCTGCTGGCACGCAGCGAGGAGGCCGTGGCCGGCTGGACGCTCCTGGTGCAGGGCGACCGCCTGTGGGTGGGCGGCAGCGACGGCCTGTTCGAGTACGACGCCCGCAGCGGTGAGCGGCGCCGCCAGGGCAACTGGCCCGGCGCGGACAGCTGGGAATTCACCACCAGCCGCAGCCTCGCCGCCGGCCCCGGCGCGCTGCTGTGCGGCCTGAACACCGGCCTGCTGAAAGTGGACCTGACGGAACTCGCGCGCCTGACGGTACCGCCGCCCCCCACCCTGGCCTCGCTGGAATTCTGGCCCGGCCCGGCCCCGCTCCCCCCGGAAGTCGCGCAGGCCAGCGGGGCCGGGCCGCACACGCTGCCGCAGGGCCACTGGGGCCTGGAAGCCTGGCCCGCCTGCCCCTGGTACCTGGACGAGGACACCCTGCGCCTGCGTCACCGCCTGCTCGGCTGGGAGGCCGACTGGTCCGCTCCCCACCCGCCGGGACCCATCCGGTACCAGTCGCTGCCCGCCGGACGCTACACCCTGCAGGTGCAGGCCTTCGCGCCCCTGACCGGCTGGAGCGCCCCGCAGTCGCTGCTGCGGCTCCACGTGCAGCCACCCCGCTGGCAGCGGCGGCTGTACGCCGCCTTCACGACACTGACCGGCCCCTTCCTGCAGACCCGGCGACTGCGCCGCCAGAACCTGGCGCTGGAACAGCGGGTCCTGGAACGCACCCGCGAGGTCGAACGCGCCCACGACGCGCTCCTGAACGCCAACCGGGAACTGCACACCCTGTCCCTGACCGACGCGCTGACCGGCGTGCCCAACCGCCGCCAGTTCGACGCCGCGTGGCAGCAGGCCGCCGCGCAGGTGCAGGCGGGACACTCGGTGACGCTGGCCCTGCTGGACATCGACCACTTCAAGGGCTTCAACGACACCTACGGACACCAGGAGGGCGACCGCTGCCTGCAACGGGTGGCCGGCGCGCTACGCGGCGCCCTGCGCGGCCCCGCCGACCTGCTCGCCCGCTACGGCGGCGAGGAGTTCGCGGTGATTCTGCCCGGAGAATCGCTGCGCGACGCGGCCGGCGTCATCGAGCGCCTGCGCCGCAACGTCGAGGAGCTGGGCATTCCGAACGCCGCGTCCCCACACGCCACGGTCACGGTCAGCGTGGGGGCCGTGACCGTGGCGCCCGGCGCGCCGGGGCTGCCCGCAGACTGGCTCAGTCTGGCCGACGCCGCCCTGTACCGCGCCAAGGACCTGGGCCGTAACCGCGTCGTCCATGACCGCCCCTGA
- a CDS encoding cupin domain-containing protein — MNSYKVSQHDTTHGKDGEHHLVKGQHSHMRLWHREEPNADKPQSTNPYETLGYVIEGAADLIIDGQSIALQPGDSYHVPANTPHTYRITQTLTAVEVNTPGTDK; from the coding sequence ATGAACTCCTACAAGGTCAGCCAGCACGACACCACCCACGGCAAAGACGGCGAACATCACCTCGTGAAAGGCCAGCACAGCCACATGCGCCTGTGGCACCGTGAGGAACCCAACGCCGACAAACCCCAGAGCACCAACCCCTACGAAACCCTCGGATACGTCATCGAGGGAGCCGCCGACCTGATCATCGACGGGCAGAGCATCGCCCTCCAGCCCGGCGACTCGTACCACGTGCCCGCGAACACGCCCCACACCTACCGCATCACGCAGACCCTCACCGCCGTTGAAGTGAACACCCCCGGCACCGACAAGTAA